The Rosa rugosa chromosome 1, drRosRugo1.1, whole genome shotgun sequence genomic sequence TGTGTGTCCAAGTAAAACATGAAGTGTGATAAACCAAAAAACGGGAGAAGAAGCCTACAACATCAAGTGCATTGAAATGCAACTCGTAGATAATTACAGACCAAACTCTTATTCATGTCAACTAGTCTTCCTAACTAAAACTCTTTAATCAAGAAGAAAAGCCTCTGTACATGCATATATTGATCATTCGATTAGCATAGAACTATAGAAGGCTTTGTCTTTCAGCTGCTGCTTGTGCATTTTGAAGGTGTTCTCGGAGCTAATCCAATCGCCTCTGAGCTTTTCATCAACCTTAGGCGCTTGCATGACTCCACAAACATACTGTTCAAAGCCGAAAAAGGGTTAGTGTTAAGGACCTATGCACAATAATATTCTAGTCAAAAGCATGAACAAGAAAACTCAAGTTCATTTATGTTGTCCGTCTGTGAATTAGCACCGTCAATGAGGTGAGGCTATTTTGAACGCACAATCCGGATTCACAGTCTGACAACATAAATCGGACAATAAAATGGTTACTAAATATTCGAAATCTTACTTCCATGGTACATCTCCAACAAGCATCCAATCCCCATCTCTGTCCTCATAAGTAGGTACATATTCCACTCCATTAGCAAGGTCCATAAGCTTTCTCTCATTCGTATCATTACCTGCAGCAACAGTAATAAAAACCACCATTAACATCTGAGACGAAAACTGTGACATGGGTTTGAACCAAGTAACAAAAATACACAGATAGAAATAAGATTCAGATACATACGGATGGTCAAGAAGGAGAACAAATCCTCTAGAGCCCCCAAAAGCTGCTGATAGCTCTTGCACGTCTCAAGATCCATTTTGCGCAAGTACGGAGCTCCATCTACTGCAACCTTCACATACTTGCAGCTCGTCATCAGGTTCCTCCTAGACCCTCTCACAGGCGGCCACCCCACCACTTGTGCCCTGAAATATTCATTCACAAAAATTCAAATTATTCCCATTTCAAAGTTTCACGTAGTTAATCCAACAAAACTATTTTAGTTGGATCGAAATCTTACTTGGCTGGAGGTCTATGAGTTTTCACCTCATCATCAACAGTTGTTGACGACGAGCATGAGCTCCCAAGATTGAGACCGACGACGGTGGTCTCGGAGAAGCCACGTTTAGAGCCAGAGCCAGGCAATCCCAGGGTCAGCTTCGTCTCGTCGTAGTTTAATCCGGCCGGCGACTGTTGCTCATTTTCCGGTGACATGTTTGATGCTTTGTGGTTCGAAAGTGAATGTGATCGACCAACAAACGGCTAGACTGGCTTCGTGGGCGTTTCGCCCTATTTATATTGAAATGTGAGTGGGAAAATAATGCAGCCAGTGGTTTTCGAACACGTGGTTTCAAAAGTGCGGCTGTGATTCGTCCATGTCGAAGGTGTATGATAGAAGCGTGTGTTTTGTGATTTCTGTGCCCTTGCGACTGATGGCATGGGCCCGCGCGGTCGGTCCGGATCCGACCCTGTCAATTCcacatttctttcttcttccttttttttttttttttcctttttcatttatAGAATATTggttttacttttctttccctCCATCCCTTTTGTATtactttgaatttgattgtgaaCATTAGCAGTGATATTCGGTTACCTACTCCTCTATAAATATGACTGAAGGTAAAGCCTATAGGCTATAGTGTCTAGAAGTTGATTAATGCCAACAACTGAGATGTAGATATTTAGATCACGCGTGACATTATATTGAAGATTTGATTATAAATAAATGAATACAAAACTCTAATTCAAAGCGAATTGGATAAAAAAACCTCATTCTAAGAACATGCAAAATGATGAAGTCATTGTGATTACGAGAAGTTTCAACCCCTATCAGTATTTTGTGCCTCATTATAGGGTTCACCCATGACAATACTATACCAAACCCTAGGGTATTTTTAGCTTTATCTCTTACATCTGATTTAATTTGCGGAATTGAGACAATAAAAAAGGAAATTCAATCATTCTAATGTTTGggatgtttttttttctggatGTAAAAGAATAATTTTCTTCAATTGAAGCATTGGCAAAGAAATTACTGTTAATTTTCATAAAGCTAAAGAGACCTTAAATACGATTGAACTTCCTTCTATAACTAGCGACCTTAAACACTATTAAATAAACAGTAGAAACCTCATTTTACTTTAGGATAATTATAATGTCTAATCATGTCAATCGATGGAGCCGCGGAAGGAAAGGGGAAGGAAAGCCTCAAAGTCTCCCCCGTGTAGGGGTGGAGTCTCACAAGTCCTGGCTCTTGTCTTGTTGAAGGACAAGTCAAAAATACACGGAAACCCTTTGCAATTTCTCATGTGCCCACCAACCAAAATTACTTAAAAGCTTGTGTGGGGCCCCTGTGACCACTCCATGTGACGTGTTTGTTTGTCGGTGACGGAAGCTCCTTTTTCTTTACCCTTGTTGCGAAACACGTGTCGGATTCTGCCGGATTCCTCCCGCGGTTTACCGTTATTTATCAGTTACTCTGACGCCATTCACCGGAATTTCCGGGCCTCCTGTCTTCCCATCGAGAATAACACGGATCGGTTTTTTCATTCATTAttacaaaataaaaagtttCTTTTCTCTTGTTAAATAAATTAACACGTAATCAACTATATTTAAGAGAGTAGGTTTTGTTATGTAAAATGATAATTTCACTTACGTGCAAAAACTTCTCACGAAATTCATGAAAAACTTCCCACTATCCGTAGTAATTCTTAActgttttttttaataaatttctcTCATccatttaattaattattcacACCCATTAATTGATGTGTTTTTTCTAGTTTTAAATTAACCAAAACAAAAGATGGTCATTAGAGAGATTCAGCTCTATTAATCATGTTCACTTGCTCAGTACATTTCCTACTcaggtatattttttttttttttgatcgggttagttgttagtaactcacacacccatgcagtggtattccagcgccaggacacctgcaccgacattgcggcaaaagcctggcaaagccagactaatccactgcaccgcagacgcacgaacccaaagggtccctcaaatctgctggccacaggatggagctgggattcgaacgctagacctgggggttccagactaggccattcgaccaacacaccacaccaggTATACTTAATTGTCATTAGATATAAATCACAGGGTagataataataagaaaatATTTATTCTCCATTGTTAGATTTAAATTCAACAAAAATTACGTAAGTAGGTAAATAAGACTGTGAGGTGTGTTATTCAAGGCTTAGTAATAACCTAAGGaagtttttctatttttgaaaaatcaaaTTTTAAGGAGAGCAAGGGCAACCATACACCATTTAATTTGAAGTCGCATGCAGAGAAGAAAAATAGCTTCCAGCAAAAACCAACGTCATTCTCTTTGGTAAGAGAAAATTACTTTGTGTTGCGATTATTATATTTGAGAGTTCCATTATCAAAAATTTCTTCGTACAAACTTGTATTCTCCAATTGCAATCTTATTTCTTtaatcttcttgttttttttttagggaaaaaaatGTAAATAGTACTTGATTTTTGACCCATTAGTAATTTTAgtacctgacaaaaaaaaaatgtcattttggtacctgaagtttggacctgaaggaatggatggatttcaaaactttttaattagtgcggaattagtttaaccattaaactactaactaaacataaaatccattcctttaacccatgatcttggcttattgtgatatgtatataaacatagcatgcatagtaaggaagaacaaagagggagtttatgttctactcacccttggagcgtgattttaatccgatccaagtgaaccaccaaagttcctctccttgatctctccttttgtgtgtttcctccaccttgaagcaccttgaattaagaactctttcttgtactccttcttgtgcttgtaatctcctccttgatgtaacaagtaaagccacaaaaatatatggcctctaaggatcttcaccaagtgaatcaagagatgaagaaagatgaaagaaaagaagaaattatgcaagtgttcttctttcctttaattttgtaatggaccaagaaagaactctttctctctctctctctcaaaaaatctcaaaataatagtgtggagacacacttattctctttgtccatgctttcacttttatataataggaaataactccaattactaaaagaaaatattgactttcataaagccaatattttggctggtccatacttgttattgggcactaaaaatgtgtcttgggctttcatttaaatctcatttagtgaagc encodes the following:
- the LOC133725168 gene encoding auxin-responsive protein IAA17-like, coding for MSPENEQQSPAGLNYDETKLTLGLPGSGSKRGFSETTVVGLNLGSSCSSSTTVDDEVKTHRPPAKAQVVGWPPVRGSRRNLMTSCKYVKVAVDGAPYLRKMDLETCKSYQQLLGALEDLFSFLTIRNDTNERKLMDLANGVEYVPTYEDRDGDWMLVGDVPWNMFVESCKRLRLMKSSEAIGLAPRTPSKCTSSS